Within Triticum dicoccoides isolate Atlit2015 ecotype Zavitan chromosome 1B, WEW_v2.0, whole genome shotgun sequence, the genomic segment tttccctcagtttttgagaaccaaggtatcaatccagtaggagatcacgcacgagtccctcgtacctacacaaaacgagagctactcgcaaccaacgcgattaggggttgtcaatcccttcacggtcacttacgagggtgagatctgatagagatgataaataatatttttggtatttttgatatagagatgcaaagtgaaaagtaaaaggcaaagtaaaaacaaagcaagtaataaagtaatggagattgatatgatgagaatagacccgggggccataggtttcactagtggcttctctcaagagcataagtattctatggtgggtgaacaaattactgttgagcaattgatagaaaagcgaataattatgaggttatatagatatgatcatgtatataggcatcacgtccaagacaagtagatcgaaacgattctgcatctactactattactccactcatcgatcgctatccagcatgcatctagagtattaagttaaaaacagagtaacgccttaagcaagatgacatgatgtagagggataaattcatgcaatatgataaaaaaaacatcttgttatcctcgatggcaacaatacaatacgtgccttgcaaccctttctgtcactgggtaaggacaccgcaagattgaacccaaagctaaacacttctcccattgcaagaactaccaatcgagttgtccaaaccaaacggataattcgaagagacttgcaaagataactcaatcacacataaaagaattcagagaagaatcaactattgttcatagataagctggatcataaacccacaattcatcggtctcaacaaacacaccgcaaaaagaagattacattgaatagatctccacaagagagggggagaacattgtattgagatccaaaaagagagaagaagccatctagctactagctatggacccgaaggtctgaagtaaactactcacacttcatcggagaggctatggtgttgatgtagaagccctccgtggtagatgccctctccggcagagctccggaacaggccccaagatgggatctcgtggatacagaaagttgcggcggtggaattaggtttttggctccgtatttgatctgacgggggtacgtaggtatatataggtggaaggagtacgtcggtggagcaacagggggcccatgaggcaggggggtgcgcccaggagggggggcgccccccaccctcgtgacctccacgtctgttccttggagcagggtccaagtatcctggatcacgtttggtaagaaaatcacgttcccgaaggttttattccgtttggactccatttgatattctgtttcttcgaaatactaaaataggcaaaaaaaacagcaattctgggctgggcctctggttaataggttagtcccaaaaataatataaaagtggaaaataaagcccaatatagtccaaaacagtagataaagtagcatggagcaatcaaaaattatagatacgttggagacgtatcactcgcacacacgcgcgtacgtatacaagagaaacgcgcatcgctcggcccccgaccacccactgtaaccgggaactccctgaaatgtttctcgccctcgcttctaccatggttttttccgtcatggacggcccaaagaatgtcatgcagctgcgtctccgacccgcccaggacgcaaagcccattttctatcatgattttttgtcatagaagtaggagcccaccacatctacgatgataccgggttttgtcacaattatcgtcatagaagtgtcataagtatgacaggaaaaaaattcgttcggcccaaaatgtcacggatatgtctttttttgtagtggcagtCATTGGATCGACCCTACTGATTTGAAGATCAAACACGTCGGCCATTTCTGGAAGGTTGTCGTCAGAGTCACTTTCTAGGAAGTACCTTGGCCCTTCACCTTCTACAGGGCGTTCGGCCGGGACGGGAAAGAGATCGTGAATCACCTCTTGTTCATGAAGGAGTGGGCATGATCCCATGATGGGATTTTTGAGAATGGGAATCATGCCTTGGAGGGCGAAGTAATTGATGGATGAACCCATCGATCTTTCATTGATCcttgcagcggaactctcaatgacagCACTAGTGTTGGTGTGGAATCTAGCACACCTCGGGGTAGGGTGGTCCCGAGTTGTGGATCTCGAATCGATGTTAACAAGAACGAGGGAGACaatgtttaccgaggttcgggccctcttgatggaggtaaaaccctacgtcctgctcttgtttatattgatggagatgTATCGAGTACagtgttgatctacctcgagatcataagttGTGTTCTACCTCTAGGGCTAGGCGAATGTAATTGTGATCTGATCCCCTATGCGGGCTAAACGCCTtggcttatatacacgccaggTAGGGCAACTAGGATTACATGGTCGGTATCCAGAGGATCGCATGGAGGCGGTAAGGGATGTCTTGGAGCATACGCCAAGTCTTCGGTAGGCGTAGTCTTGATCTCATCCAGGCGTGCAGCTTCTGGAGTCTCCCATTAATGAGAATGTGGGCCCATCGGCCCAGCCCAAGGACTATGGGCCGAATAGgttagtaccccctaatccaggacaccatcACTAGGTAAGGCAGTCAAAGCAAAAAGTGGGAAGTGAGCATCCCAAGAAGTGGAAATACAGACCCTTTCAATAGTTCCAAAGATGGGCACCTCTTGGTTGTTTCTCCACGTAAAACTTCTAGTAGAAATATTCACCTTCATAAGGGCCCATTTattaatccaatcattaaaaacatAAGAAAAGTGGTTATTAATGTGTCCATTGTTCTTATCAAACGCAGATCTCATCAAATTAAAATCCCCACCAATCATGCAGTTGAGCAATAAATTCTATCCTCAACTCATTGTAATCAGTGCCATGAATGGCGACAAAGTGCCTAAGGAAACCCCATTTCGTACTATTTTTAACAATCACTATAATGCAATGTTTTTTATTGGAAAAACGAATCACCTCAAACAAATAACACTTAAGCCCCACAATAATGCCACTAGTAGTATTAATAGCATGTAAGTAATGCTAATTAAACTCAATCCTACTAGAAATGGTTTTAAGCATGCTATCATCAATGAACTCTCTTTTGCTTTCAAAgaaaccaacaaaattcacatgatTATTATTCAAACATTCAGCAAGACACTTTAATTTAGCATGTTGCCCTAAACCTCCAATATTTCATAAGGCACCAATCATTGGATTTTTAAAAGGATGAGACAAAGGCACAAGGCAAGTTCTTAGTGTGAAAAATTGGACTATCACTATTCAGATCAGATGTACCCCCTGACCTAGGAATAGTAATAGAAACAATAGGTGAAGAACAACTAAATTCATATTGTTCAAAAGGGTCAAGATTATCGGGAAGAAATGGTTTTAGGACTATAGTTAGCAAACTTAAGATAGTTTAGTTTTTTGGATTCCACCATATCAAGGATAATATATTTTTTGTTCAGGGGTAGTATCACCAATGCAATATCTACCTTAGTAGTTTTATTAGCAAGTTCTTCACGGTCAAAGTTGGCAAAGGATTTCCCTTTAAAAGAAGCAAGTATCTCCATATTCTTTTTCTTCACATAAGCTGCAGTCTTATCCATGATTTTTTATGTTGCCATGGTTCCTTGTAATAGGCCTGTTGGATAGTATAGGGCCCCATTTAGTAACAGGGCTCCACAATACTCTTCAGTTTCTTCTCAGATTCATCTTTCTCCAAAGATTCCAATAAAGATCTCTTAACAAAGCCTAAGGCCATAGTCAGGTCTTCAGGAGGACATTGCATCTCAAGTAACAAGTTCTCCTCTTCTCCATCCGAGTAAACCATCTCGAACTTGCTCAGATGTTCAGAATAGTACTCCATATGAACAGACAAAGGTTCAATTTCATGTTCTAAAGCAATGTTATTATCACAAATAGAACTAACACAGTCAACATCCATAAGGATCACAACAGGTTTGGGGAGCAATTTGTTTCTAGTTTCCTCAATGAATTGCTCATGGAAAGAAACAACAAGTTTGTGAGGGTGGAAATCCACAGAAGAAACAAACAACACTTGTTTTGTTTTTTAGCATACAGAAGTAGCACTTTTCCCAGGGAAGTTAGCTTTGTCAAGTTCACCTATTGATTCATTATCTTCATCCATATTATCTTTATCAAAAACATCAGAATCCTTATCCACCTTTTCTTCACTATGCTTGTCACTGTCAGGGTTGTGATCATCACCATCTTCACCCACCTGATCAAAACCTTTAACAATAAAGAACAACGAGTATAGCTTCCTTCGTATCTCCACAAGCCTCTCAAAGGGGTTTTTTGTGAGATCTCTACAAGCCACTTTCACTCTAATGAGCTCATAAAAGCTTTAAAAATCCCACTCCAGTCCACATCCACAAGGATTCCAAAGCAAGAAACTGCCTGGGCTAAAATCTTCCGTGCACACCACTTTGGGGGAATTCCTTCTATCTGAACTGTGGCTTCAGTTAACTCTGCAAAAGGATCACCAATTTGATCCCATTCACAGATCTTGACAGGCACACCACCCACTGGCAGATGAAATGTTGGGAATTCAATCATGTCATCAAAATTTGGGTGGGGGGGAGGGGGATCTCAGAAAGAATTTTTGTCACCAAGCTCTCtaattttccatggccattccttgTTCTTACAAAAAATTCCATTTAACTGAATATAAGTAATCCAGAAGCATAAACTTCACCCTTGCCACTTTCAAcacagaattttttttgaaatccaACTAGCTGGACTCTGAAGCGGTAGGGACATCTACATGGTAGAAACCAAGCCCTGTAGCAGCGCCGCCAAGGCGCCAAAGTAAGTGGCAGTGGGGAACCTTTAAAAAAATTGAAGTTTTTGTATGATTTATTAAAAAAATGCCCTCTTTACCTAAAAAATTATATCTATACTCTTCACATTATTACATTTTTTAAAAATAGTAGTATatgattttcattttcttttcggAGGGAACCTTTAAAGATGTGATCGGCAATTCCGGCACGGCCCAGCCACATGCATGTTCGGAGCCCACGGGCCGCGGCTAAAACCCCGAACCGAGCCAGAACCAccgttccctcaaaaaaaaaaagccaGAACCACCTTCCCCCTAGCCTCGGGTCTATCCTCTCCCCTCGCTGCCAATGGCGTCTCCGGCCTCCACCTCCGCGCCGGTCTCCCTCTCCCTCTNNNNNNNNNNNNNNNNNNNNNNNNNNNNNNNNNNNNNNNNNNNNNNNNNNNNNNNNNNNNNNNNNNNNNNNNNNNNNNNNNNNNNNNNNNNNNNNNNNNNNNNNNNNNNNNNNNNNNNNNNNNNNNNNNNNNNNNNNNNNNNNNNNNNNNNNNNNNNNNNNNNNNNNNNNNNNNNNNNNNNNNNNNNNNNNNNNNNNNNNNNNNNNNNNNNNNNNNNNNNNNNNNNNNNNNNNNNNNNNNNNNNNNNNNNNNNNNNNNNNNNNNNNNNNNNNNNNNCCctcgcgccgccccgccccgccgccgcgctgctctccagccccagccccagccccacCCACTCGCAGCACGAGGACGAgcacgaggaggaagaggacgaagaggagtacGGTGAGGATGAGGAGCTCGTGGAGGAGGATGAGTTGGTGGAGGTGGGGTACGTGAGCGGCGCGCACGGGGTGCGGGGCGACGTCCTCGTCTCGCCCCGCACCGACTTCCCCGAGCTCCGCTTCGCCACGGTACCCCCTATATCTCTCGCTCGTTCCCGGCTTTGTATGGTGTGATGCTAGTTGGCGGTCGAATTGAGCATTTTCTCGTCCGTTTGTTCGAATTCGGTTCTGGCAGCCGGGGAAGAGGTGGCTGAGGGCTCGCGCCGCCGGGAAGATGCAGGTCAGGGAGTTCGAGCTCGTCAGGGGGAAAGCACACACCGGGAAGAAGGGCTGGATCGTGCGCTTCGACGGCGTCGACTCCTTGGACGAGGTCTGCTTGTTTCCATTTCTGTGCCTGAGTCACTTGTTATCTCTGAATCTGTGGGTCTGAAGAACTAGTCACAGCGTTAGCGTAGTTAGCAGCAAAGTTAATTTATGGAACGAGCATTCGTAGGTAGAAAATCTAGCTATATGGTTAGCTTCTGATGCGATTTTGCTTGTGATTGTTCTTAGGCCAGGCAGATAGTTGGTTCGGCTGTTCTCGTGAAGACCGAGGATAGGCCGGAACTGGAGGAGGATGAGATCTATTCGCTCGATCTTGTTGGCATGAGCGTTATTGTCAAGGTACATATATATTTCCGCCATGATGTTTTCACCCACTAAGTTTCtggtgtgtttcatttgttcatttCCATTACGAAAATGAGACCACATCATGAGTAAGGTGAAAATCACAGTGATATCACGCCTACAAGAATTGAATTGCTGTTGGATAGTTGGATGAAAAGTACATGTGGTATGTTGCTGGCTCTCTgggtggttgccttggccttggccctTGGGTAATCAAATTGAAGGCATACACATCCTGTAAAATAGTACTATACTTATGTCATTCTTATGTAATCTTGTATAAGATACTTCAGGTTAAGTAACATTAAATACCAGAACCATATACTTTTTCCTATTAAAAAGCTGTGATATCATATATATAACAAACTATGTTACTGATAATGTTGGAACTTGTCATTGTTGCGTCGCCAAATTGCTCTTTCTACCCACTATAAGTAAGCACCACCATCAGAAAGTACACTGGCATTGATATATTACGCTGGCATTTCCTCCATAGATGGTTTTCTTCACAATTTTGATAATCAAAGTTAGTCCTTTTGTTTCCCTTCCTAGGATACAGGCAAGCTTGTAGGCACTGTTGCACAGGTCTTCAATTTTGGAGGTGGCGATCTTCTCCAGGTTATGGTTGGCTCTGCTGAGAATGCTGTGCAGACTAATTCAGAAAATCCGGATTCAACTCCATCCCGTCAGCACGTGTGGATTCCATTTGCTGAAGATATTGTGCCTGATATTGATATGGAGAGTAGAGAGATGTGGATTACACCGCCAAAGGGTCTTCTTGAGGTCAATACACGTCCTGAGAAATCAAAGAAAGAAAGGCGTGCGATGGTTAGGTCCGCGCCATCCTTTTGTTGCATGACATGATCCCTTTTATAGTAAGAACATGTCTTATCTAAAGAGCTATAATGTTGATAGTAGCAGCACTCCTGACTGTTGTAGATGATAGATGCATCTCATGTAACAGTTCTTTAAACAAGCATATGTGGTTGAAATGTCATGCTtaggttctactccctccgttcctaaatatttgtctttctagagatttcaacaaatgactacatacaaagcaaaatgagtgaatctacactctaaaaatatgtctatatacatccgtatgtggtagtctatttgaaatctctaaaaagacaaatatttaggaacggaggaagtaaacAAGATTGATGCAATGATCTGAGCTATTTTTTGCTGTTTATTGTGTTCTTTCAAATAAAGCATTTCTATTTTAAATCCTTACAGGATTGGAAGGAAAAGAAGAAACTACAGCGTCGCATAACTGCAGCAAAGAAGGTACTACATGAAATGGAACAGGGTCATATTCTGGAAGGTTTGCTATCAGGAGACAAGCTTGAAAAGGCTTCACTTGCTGAACAAATTGCGGGCATTGACTTTCAATTGTTCAAACATGCAATGCATAGTGTCAGCAAGCAGGTTGACAGGTACGAACTGTGGATTCCCGTTATTCCCTGTCTtgccaaagtattttcaaaagaagcTGATTTGGTCATCATCACGTTCACTAAATATTTTCTATATATTCATGAATGCagttccagaatgctcctcatatgTAATAATATCTTTCTTTCTGTTATTTTGGTCAAACAATATGCATTTGTGGTCTATCCTGAGTTTTTAATCTAACCTGCAGCTTACTCTTCGAAACTTTTGTCATTTTCAGTATGTCAAAGAATGTTCTTGCCAAGTCTTCATTAAGAAAAAATGTGATGAGGATACCTCGCGAGACCCTCATGAACCATGGAGAGAAAGGGAAGAATGTCTTCAGTGATGAATTTAGCAAAGGTCGTGAGATCCTTCAAAAGTCGAAAGCAGCAATCGTACTTATTACAAATGGCTCCGACTCTGATATTGTGGATGCTGAGTTTCAGAGATTGCTTAACTCTTTTAGTGAGTTAATGAAGGTATCCATTGTTCATGATGGCCACTGCATTGTTTTCTGTATTGGAACAGAATTTAGTGGCACCAATCAAATGTACTTTCTCCATAATTTATCTTGAATGTCATTTAGAAAATTATGAGTATGACCATGCTGCCATAAGGACAGACCGAcacagtttttgattgttccatgtgttGCCTGAAGTTGCGTGAAGAACATAATAATCGTAGGAAAGTTTGATAACTGCTAAGTTTGCTCTTCCTTACGTTCAAGGCTAGAATTAAGATACAGAGGTACTATTCAAGAATATGCTTTGGTGAATATATCATTTGAATTCTAATCTACTGTTTACTAAGGATAGAATTTACAGTGGGTATCAGTTAGTTGCTGCATGTGTATTGAGCTGTAAAATTTGCCTGAAAAAACGACTAATGCATGGACAAATCTTATTCGTTTTTGTTTGATGCAGGTTGAAGAAAATCATATATCTCCCCCTTTCATTATTATTTCTCCTGACGATCATGTGGATTCAGTTCGGAACTACTTGGTAGAGAATGACTATTTTGGTTTTGACAATCAGAAGGTACAGTACATTGCCCTACTATGAGTTTATGCAGGCGCTCTCTGTTTTGCCAAAAAAAAAGTGTGCAATGTGACTATTCGTTTCAATTTTTACACTTAATAGTTTAGCAGTTTCATTAGAGTTCACATTCTTGGTGGAACTGCCCACACCTCACATTTGTGTTATTGTACATTCCACATTGAACATTCCAGTCCAGAGAAGCAGTTACTTTAAGATTGCATTTTGAAATGTATGGAGAACCTGGAATTTGTTCTTGTGTATATAAGCTTACCAGCATATGTACATCAGTTCAATTGTACATGTAGCCTGGAGTGCTTGACTCTCTTTTGATTTTCAGTCTTAAGAGAATCGAGTGGCGAAAGGGGGGAGATCCCCGTCATGTTCAGTTATGAATATAGAAATCTTTCTTTGCCAGCATTATCTCTAATTTGTTTGTAACTTTGGATCTCAAAACAGCCAAACTACTCTGCTTTTTTAATGTTCCACTGAATCCATTTGCAGGTATGGGTCCTTGAAGAGATGAAACTACCAGTTGTCAGTCTGTCCTCTGAGCTAATGAGCAAAAAAATTCTGCTGAAGTCCCCATGGGAGATACTTCAAAGGCCAGCCGGAACTGGGGC encodes:
- the LOC119350888 gene encoding uncharacterized protein LOC119350888 gives rise to the protein MDGKDAMDGKDAVEDAAPPLPNAIQLAPPRPAAALLSSPSPSPTHSQHEDEHEEEEDEEEYGEDEELVEEDELVEVGYVSGAHGVRGDVLVSPRTDFPELRFATPGKRWLRARAAGKMQVREFELVRGKAHTGKKGWIVRFDGVDSLDEARQIVGSAVLVKTEDRPELEEDEIYSLDLVGMSVIVKDTGKLVGTVAQVFNFGGGDLLQVMVGSAENAVQTNSENPDSTPSRQHVWIPFAEDIVPDIDMESREMWITPPKGLLEVNTRPEKSKKERRAMDWKEKKKLQRRITAAKKVLHEMEQGHILEGLLSGDKLEKASLAEQIAGIDFQLFKHAMHSVSKQVDSMSKNVLAKSSLRKNVMRIPRETLMNHGEKGKNVFSDEFSKGREILQKSKAAIVLITNGSDSDIVDAEFQRLLNSFSELMKVEENHISPPFIIISPDDHVDSVRNYLVENDYFGFDNQKVWVLEEMKLPVVSLSSELMSKKILLKSPWEILQRPAGTGAIFSSLSSNKILESFNATGIEYVQICSLSDELVLGHPLLFGAASSRGVDVGIKLRKTSDKTENGFDLILSIDHLNKMCRDVAKARFSAHPEQHEHVEHVDGQWVAVQPEAPNSHRLSTDVTSVLDSCSPDKLCVMQIVE